The region TGTCATCTGCTGTTCTGCCTGGCGATCGGCGGGCCCTCCGCCGCGAAGGTCGTCTCGGCAAAAATCCATCCGATCAAGGTGCCGGAGCCATCGTCCATCGAAGAGGTACTGATGCGCACCCAGACCATGCTGAAAACTGCCCCGCCGCCATGGCTGCGCAAGGTGCTTGCAGACGCCGGCATGGGTCTCGCCAAGCCGTTCTTCGACGACGAAGATTAAAGGAGGTCGGCGATGACTTCGCCCAGCAACCTTGCGAACACACTCGCAGATGATGATCGCGACGCAATGGCAACCCCGTTCATGAAGCGCCTGGTTCGCTTGGTCAGGGCGCAGGATACTCATGGGTCGTGGGACGGAAAATCGGACACTGACCTGCTTGCCGATTTCATTGTGACGAAGGAGCAGCGCCGGCAAATGCCGATCATCGGCGACCCCGATCCGGACGTGATTTGGAGGCTTCAAATCTTTTACACCTGCGTTGGGCTTGAAATCGAAGGGCACTCAGGCCTCGTCGCCTCCTCGATCGTGACGATGAATCCCGAGGGCTTCGGGCGAGTGGTTCTCACGACAGGGCGTTTGGTCGTTTTGTCGAAGACGCTCAGAGACGTCCATCGGTTCGGCTTTGAGACGCTTCGCAAACTCACCGAGGCCGGCACGAAATTGGTCGATGATGCTGTCATCGCCATAAAAGCCTACCCCGATGTGGCGCGGGCGCCGTGAATTCGGGTTTTTGAGGAAAGAGATAAATGTCAGACATTGTGCAGCAGCTTCAAAAGGTCCGTAAACTGCAGTCACGAGCGACAACCGCGAAAATGGAGTTGCACGATCTTGCCGAGGACCTGCCGGTCAACTGGCCCAAGATCAAGACGATCGCAGCAAAGACGTTCGACGCATTCGCGGAGTTGAATGCGGCAAAGAACGAGCTTGCCGCCTTGGAGGATTCGCGATGACGGGGACCTTCGTTACCCGTGATGGATCCACCTGGTTGCCGGAGTATCTGACCGCTATCGATGGCAAAACTTGCATCGGCTGCGGCCGCTGCTTCAAGGTCTGCTCGCGCGATGTCATGCACCTTTACGGCGCAAGTGAAGCGGGTGAAATCCTCGGCATCTGCGATGACGAAGACGACGACTTCGATGGCGAACTCAATCGTATGATCATGGTCGTGGACGAAGCAGGGCGATGTATCGGCTGCGGCGCCTGCGCCCGCGTCTGCCCGAAGAACTGTCAGATTCATATACCGGCTGACAAGCTCGCTTCATGTGCTGGCGTATAAACGCGGGAGAACGACTGTGCCTTTTGCAATTTTCTGTCGCCTCCTGCAACCAGTCATGTGCTTCAGCCTTCTAGGCGCTTACTTCGTTTCACATTCAATCCGCAGAGCAATGGTCACGACGGTGGATATTTGGCTCCTTCTTCAGGTGGCCTATTTCGCAAGCGTGCTTTTTTTGATCTGGCGCGCCAGTTGCGCTTTAAAGAGGAGCCAGCGGGTCTTGCGTTTCGATGATCTCGAGGAAATGCGTTACCGGCCAGAGCATTGCGAAAAGAAAGACTGAACTACCCCGTTGTCTTCCAGCTCGGCTCGATGGTGGGTTTGTTGCCCTTGAGGGCCGGGAACAGATCAGTTGCGAGCCTCGGGCTGCCTGGAAGACATTGATCATCGAGCATAACGTTGTTGGAACAACTACACGACGTGTCCGTCGGCAATGGCTTCCACGGTGTAGCAACCTAAGGAGTTTATTGCTGTTCGGTTCCCATTGAAGGGTGCTGTGGCAAACGCAGCGACCGGCCTGTGGGTTGCGCCGCCTCGACGACGAACGAAGGCCGATGAAGCAATGGGATCTAATCAAACGCCGAGGATTGTTGCCGGGCTTGCCCGCCCACGCGTCGTGAACACGTCTATTTCAGGCGCAAATCACTGGAGAGAACATGCTGCAAAACTTCGAACGATATCCCCTTACCTTCGGCCCTACGCCTATCGAAAAGCTTGACCGACTTAGCGAGTATCTAGGGGGCAAGGTGGAGATCTATGCCAAGCGCGAGGACTGCAACTCGGGGCTGGCGTTCGGCGGCAACAAGCTCCGCAAACTCGAGTACATCATCCCGGACGCGATCGCGTCAAATGCCGACACGCTTGTTTCCATTGGTGGCGTGCAGTCCAACCATACACGCATGGTCGCCGCAGTAGCCGCCAAGATCGGCATGAAATGCCTTCTGGTGCAAGAGGATTGGGTACCATATGAGAACGCTGTTTACGATCAGGTTGGGAATATCCTCTTAAGCCGGATCATGGGAGCGGAGGTGCGACTGGTTGATGACGGCTTCAATATCGGCATCCGCAGCAGTTGGGAAAGGGCGCTCGACGACGTCAAGCAAATGGGCGGCAGACCCTACGCGATCCCAGCCGGTGCGTCTGTCCATAAATATGGCGGCTTGGGTTATGTGAGTTTTGCCGAGGAAGTGCGCGCGCAGGAAAAACAGCTTGGTTTTGCCTTTGACTATATCGTGGTTTGCACTGTGACGGGTTCGACGCAAGCCGGCATGGTCGTTGGTTTCGCCAAGGATGGACGACAGCGCAATGTGATCGGTATCGATGCTTCGGCAACCCCTCTCCAAGCCCAGTCGCAGGTGCTTAACATTGCCCGGCAAACTGCGAAGTTCGTCGAACTCGGAAGAGAAATCGCCAATGATGATGTGGTATTGCTCGCGGACTATGCGCACCCCCGTTATGGCATTCCTTCCGAGGAAACAAACGAGGCCATTCGCCTTTGCGCGCGGCTGGAAGGCATAATCACTGATCCCGTCTACGAGGGGAAATCGATGCAAGGGATGATAGATCTCATCAGCAAGGGCTTCTTTCCGAAAGGATCAAGGCTCCTATTCGCGCATCTCGGCGGCGTGCCGGCAATCAATGCTTACAGCGACACGTTTCGCAACGGCTGATCCAAAGGAAGAGCCTCCATAGATGCCCTGGACTTTGAAGGTTCCACGGATGCGCCAATAAGCAATAGTACTGCGGGCGACGGCCCTTCTTGCCAATCTCAGCAATATGAAGATGGGCTAACATCAGCAACAATGGAATACCGCTGGCAACTAAAAAATCCTCCGCCTGAAAAAGCTGAATATCAAGCGCTGTTGAATTTGACTGATTAAGACGCCGCCAAATTGGCGCCGCTTACACGGCCAGCTTCACGCCGATCCCGCAATTACGAATCCGGTTTTTCGGAAAGCGCGTAGCCGACAGTTCTTACAGTCCGTATCAGATCGCGGTCGCTATCCCTATTTAGTGCCGCGCGCAAGTTGCCGATGTGAACATCGATGGTGCGAGGCCCGATATGAACGGCATGGGGCCAAGCTGCATTCTTTAGTTCATCTCGCGAGTAGGCCCGGTATGGGTTCCTCATAAAGTGCTCCAGCAGGCGGAACTGGGTTGGAGCTACATGAATCGTCCGGCCGTTTCGGCGCACACGATGCGTGGCCACATCCAATTCAATGTCCTGAAAGGCAAGCAGTTCGTGATGCCTGGGAATGGAACTCCGACACGAGCCGTCCAAGATTCTGCCGATGCTCGTCAGCGCTATCTCTCGCGATCGGCTAACATGCTCATTGTCATCGAAAGTGACCGTGTCTCCTTGAGTTACTTCATCAGCAACCGCCGCAATCGCAATGATCGACATTGACCGCGCCCGGCGAGAAAGACGCAGGCGAATACAGAGCGTCTGCTTCTCAACGTCAGGGAAATGCGTCCTAAGAAACACCACATCTGGCGTCGCCTCTTGGAAGTGTTTGGCGAGGACGTTCCCATGGCTGGTATTGAGGTGCTTACATGCGCATTCCAAGAACTGACCAGAGCAATCTTCTGGTGCAGTGATCAGCACCGCCGCTGAGTGGAAATCCCGATTAGTCTCGTTCTCCGCCATCGCGTGCATCCTTCAATGAAAGTTCGACCGACCTTCAAATTCTTTCGCCAACAAAGTTTTGCACTTATCTCCAAAACCCAGTTTGTTGAACTGCGGCTCGCGCCGAAGCTTTCCATTGCGGCACCTCGGCGAATGGGCTTGATCCGGAGGGAGTTCACTCCTCAGTCGGCAATTTTGCGGATAACCATGCACACATCGTGCCAATGAAAAGATCGTTTTGAAACAGTGCCATGCCTCTAATCTAGAGCGCACATGTTGAAACTCGGACTTGGGCGCTTTGCCACTAAAGCAAAGATACTTCAGCGGATCTGTAGCCAGCGCGCCCTTGCATTAACACGCGTTTCGGTTCGTGAAGAAATGTATCTGTCAGCGGCAGAAAGAACACCGCATACTCTTGACGCGGACCATCTGTTCGACCCTCTGATCTTGATGCTTTCGCCGTCGCCGATGGCTGCGAACAGCGTTTGGACATGCGCCTGGAGGAGGCGCTGATCCACCAGCTAGTCAACTATCTGATTAGGGAGTGGACCAAGTACGTTTCGGGGTTAGTCTCAGCTTATGTGCACGATCCGAGGGCACTGCTAATGGAGACATGTGCGATTGTTATCGCAAGCCCCCGACATACTATGTTAACTGGCAAAGAGCGCTTCCCAGCGCGCGCAGTTATGGTCGGCGGCACGTCCGTTCTGCAACATCTATTATCTCAATTGGCACGCGTTGGCGTGCAAAAGACGATTATCCTTGGACTAGGAGGCATGGGCGAGGTCGACCATCGTTTCTGTCACGAGCTGTACGGTATGGAGCTCCGCGTACGCCCACAGCGCACGCCATATCCCGGGCGTCTTATTGATGTGACAGCGGCAGAGGAAGTCGCTGATGTCGATGGAGTAGTTTTGATATTTACCGCGGAAATGGTGATCAATTTAACTGTGCTGGAGCGCTTGGTACGGTCATCATATCGCAACATTGTCGTTGTGAGCCAGTCACTCGGCAAACGATCGCTACGAGTGCTGACGGGCAAAGCGCAACGCCTTACAGCAATTGTACCCGAAGGCTCCGACAGCTATAAAAGTGCGTCTGCAGATTTGAGCCTCGTCGGCATTTATAAATTTGATGCGGCGTTAGTTCGGAGGATTGCGCGGAGGCGGAAACGTCGCTCGCATGACGATCCGGAGTTCTTTGAAGCAGCATTTGGTTTTCACGGTCATCCAATCTATGTCATGTGTGCCGAACCCGGCGAAATACGATGAACAACGACATCCATGCAGCAAGATTTTGAGTGCCGCAACTGAAGAATCTGGCCGCAACCCTGTTCCTTCGGCGCACGCAATCTTTGAGGCCCCAGATGCGTTCCCTGTTGTCAAAATGCAAAGCTTGGTTCCTGACGCCAAATTGCGCGTATGCCAACCAGCGAGTCGCTCTCTTCTTTCTTCGAGCCCTTTCATACATACGTCACGGCGTAAGTGACTCATAAGAGTCGGATTCGAAAAGCGTTCAACGATATCCATACCTTGCTAGCCGTCTGGTGATGAGACGAATGTGGGCGATCATGATCCACGCTTCGGCTGATGCGATGGAGCGTTCGACGTCTTTGGCCAATCTGCGGCATCTGCCAAGCCAGGCGAAGGTCCGTTCGACCACCCATCGACGCGGCAGAACCTCGAAGCCTTTCGCCTTGTCTGAGCGCTTGATGATCTCGATCGTCCAGCGCCCGATCTTTTTCAGTCGCCGCTTCAACTTATCGCCCGCATAGCCACCATCGGCGAAGACATGCAGTAACCATGGCCACCTGTGGCGGATGGATTTCAGGAGATCGGGAGCACCGTCGCGATCCTGGATGTCGGCGCTGTGCACCATGAGACCGACCATCAGGCCGAGCGTATCGACGATGATATGGCGCTTGCGGCCTTTGGTCTTCTTGCCCGCGTCATAGCCCCGGATGCCGCCGCTTTCGGTGGTTTTGACGCTCTGGCTATCGATCACACCGGCCGTCGGGCTTGCCTCCTTGCCCTCCAACTCGCGCGTTTCCATCACGAGACGATGGTTGATGCGTGGCCAAAGTCCCAACGCTCTCCATTCATAGAAATAGCGCTGGACGGTCGAGCAGGGTGGAAAATCCTTCGGCAGCATCCGCCATTGGCAACCAGTTGTGGCGATGTAAAGCAGGGCATTCACCACCTCTCGCAA is a window of Rhizobium tropici CIAT 899 DNA encoding:
- a CDS encoding NifX-associated nitrogen fixation protein, giving the protein MTSPSNLANTLADDDRDAMATPFMKRLVRLVRAQDTHGSWDGKSDTDLLADFIVTKEQRRQMPIIGDPDPDVIWRLQIFYTCVGLEIEGHSGLVASSIVTMNPEGFGRVVLTTGRLVVLSKTLRDVHRFGFETLRKLTEAGTKLVDDAVIAIKAYPDVARAP
- a CDS encoding exopolysaccharide production repressor protein, translated to MCFSLLGAYFVSHSIRRAMVTTVDIWLLLQVAYFASVLFLIWRASCALKRSQRVLRFDDLEEMRYRPEHCEKKD
- a CDS encoding response regulator transcription factor, which gives rise to MAENETNRDFHSAAVLITAPEDCSGQFLECACKHLNTSHGNVLAKHFQEATPDVVFLRTHFPDVEKQTLCIRLRLSRRARSMSIIAIAAVADEVTQGDTVTFDDNEHVSRSREIALTSIGRILDGSCRSSIPRHHELLAFQDIELDVATHRVRRNGRTIHVAPTQFRLLEHFMRNPYRAYSRDELKNAAWPHAVHIGPRTIDVHIGNLRAALNRDSDRDLIRTVRTVGYALSEKPDS
- a CDS encoding 1-aminocyclopropane-1-carboxylate deaminase — protein: MLQNFERYPLTFGPTPIEKLDRLSEYLGGKVEIYAKREDCNSGLAFGGNKLRKLEYIIPDAIASNADTLVSIGGVQSNHTRMVAAVAAKIGMKCLLVQEDWVPYENAVYDQVGNILLSRIMGAEVRLVDDGFNIGIRSSWERALDDVKQMGGRPYAIPAGASVHKYGGLGYVSFAEEVRAQEKQLGFAFDYIVVCTVTGSTQAGMVVGFAKDGRQRNVIGIDASATPLQAQSQVLNIARQTAKFVELGREIANDDVVLLADYAHPRYGIPSEETNEAIRLCARLEGIITDPVYEGKSMQGMIDLISKGFFPKGSRLLFAHLGGVPAINAYSDTFRNG
- the fdxB gene encoding ferredoxin III, nif-specific; amino-acid sequence: MTGTFVTRDGSTWLPEYLTAIDGKTCIGCGRCFKVCSRDVMHLYGASEAGEILGICDDEDDDFDGELNRMIMVVDEAGRCIGCGACARVCPKNCQIHIPADKLASCAGV
- a CDS encoding CCE_0567 family metalloprotein, coding for MSDIVQQLQKVRKLQSRATTAKMELHDLAEDLPVNWPKIKTIAAKTFDAFAELNAAKNELAALEDSR
- a CDS encoding IS5-like element ISRtr4 family transposase, with translation MAWTKITRRQYARRTARYASDMTDREWGLVQPFLPMPRRLGRPRTTDLREVVNALLYIATTGCQWRMLPKDFPPCSTVQRYFYEWRALGLWPRINHRLVMETRELEGKEASPTAGVIDSQSVKTTESGGIRGYDAGKKTKGRKRHIIVDTLGLMVGLMVHSADIQDRDGAPDLLKSIRHRWPWLLHVFADGGYAGDKLKRRLKKIGRWTIEIIKRSDKAKGFEVLPRRWVVERTFAWLGRCRRLAKDVERSIASAEAWIMIAHIRLITRRLARYGYR